From a single Helicovermis profundi genomic region:
- the tadA gene encoding tRNA adenosine(34) deaminase TadA — MTLFKSTESLEAYMKEAIIEAKKAYKLGEVPIGAVIVKNGEIIARSFNKKEIKKDPTSHAEIEVIKEATSKLNSWRLTDCDIYVTLEPCLMCSGAIYQSRIRRLVYGAKDIKMGMVESNLKVLDYDKLNHHVDVISGILEDECSELIKTFFKELRE; from the coding sequence ATGACATTATTTAAGAGCACTGAATCACTAGAAGCTTATATGAAAGAAGCTATTATAGAAGCAAAAAAGGCATATAAATTAGGTGAAGTTCCAATTGGAGCTGTAATTGTAAAAAATGGAGAGATAATTGCAAGGAGTTTTAATAAAAAGGAAATTAAAAAAGATCCAACATCCCATGCAGAAATTGAAGTTATTAAAGAGGCCACAAGTAAATTAAATTCTTGGAGATTGACAGATTGTGATATTTATGTTACTCTAGAACCCTGTTTGATGTGTTCAGGCGCTATATATCAGTCTAGAATAAGACGATTAGTCTATGGTGCTAAGGACATTAAAATGGGAATGGTGGAGTCAAACTTAAAAGTATTAGATTATGATAAATTAAACCACCATGTAGATGTAATTAGTGGTATTTTAGAAGATGAATGTTCAGAGTTAATTAAAACTTTTTTTAAAGAATTAAGAGAATAA
- a CDS encoding OmpA family protein, which translates to MSKYKLTKRGKNVAIGLIILIIMIVVFILSSINNNLENVQKELGVSENNISSSEDILKNSESQQNTDSDTNDISKEIVNNSNTDIGDAENIDEITQDDSSLNTEEINSEITNESSSFEDHYNIYFDADSYIIKEKYFSILDKVIADLKNNDVIIVVEGNYNGAFDHKKYLFIDLSLNRALVVKNYFIDNGIDANRIEVVNNEDRNPINKDNSDLQLSLNRRTEIYFKKKID; encoded by the coding sequence TTGTCAAAATACAAACTTACAAAACGAGGGAAAAATGTTGCAATTGGCCTAATTATACTAATAATAATGATTGTTGTATTTATTTTATCTTCCATAAATAATAATCTAGAAAATGTTCAAAAAGAACTTGGCGTTAGCGAAAATAACATAAGTAGTAGTGAAGATATATTAAAAAACTCAGAGTCACAACAAAATACGGATAGTGATACAAATGATATTTCAAAAGAAATAGTGAATAACAGCAATACAGATATAGGTGATGCTGAAAATATCGATGAAATAACTCAAGATGATAGTTCGCTTAACACTGAGGAAATTAATAGTGAAATTACAAACGAAAGTTCTTCTTTTGAAGATCACTATAATATATATTTTGATGCTGACTCATATATAATTAAAGAAAAATATTTTTCTATTTTGGATAAAGTGATTGCTGATTTAAAAAACAATGATGTAATTATAGTTGTTGAAGGTAATTATAATGGCGCTTTTGATCATAAAAAATATTTATTTATAGATCTTTCACTAAATAGAGCGTTAGTAGTAAAAAATTATTTTATTGATAATGGCATTGATGCTAATCGTATTGAAGTAGTGAATAATGAAGATAGAAATCCTATAAATAAAGACAATTCAGATCTTCAGTTAAGCCTTAATAGAAGAACAGAAATATATTTTAAAAAAAAGATTGACTAA